The genomic region GCGCGCGCGGCTCGGCGTCAGTAGCCTCCGGCTCAGACACGTGACGACGAGGTGGTGGCAGTGGTGGTGCGCAGGCGCAGGGTGGTGACCCGGCGCGACCGCGACGTGCGCCTGGGCTACGCCGGCCTGCTGGTCGGCGCGGGCTCCTTCGTCGCGGCGCTGGTGGTGACCACGACCCTGGTCGACGTGCTGCCCGACCTGGGCGCCGAGAAGCCGGTGCTGGCCGCCCAGCAGCGGGTCCTGACGGGCGCGCAGCTGCGGCCCGAGGCCCCCGGCCCCCTGTCCCGGCGCCCGGCCCCCGAGGCCACCGACCGGGCCGAGGGCCAGCCCGCGGCGCCCGTGGCCCAGCCCGGGGCCACGCCGGCCGAGCCCGTCACCCAGTCCGTCGCCCAGCCCGTCGCCCAGCCGGCGCCCTCGGCATCCGGACCTCGCGGCCCGCAGGGTCCCGCGCCCAGCCCGCCCAGCACCCCGCCCAGCACCCCGCCCGGCAACCCCGGCACCCCGCCGGGCGGCGGAGGCGAGGGGCCGGTCTCCTCGCTGCTCGACCCCGTGGCCGCCGCGGTCACCCAGAGCCTCGACGAGCTCACCGGCGGGCTGTCGCAGCCGGCCGGCGCCACCGTGGTCCGGGTGGTCGACACCCTGGGCGAGGTCGCCGACCGCCCCTTCGGGGACCAGGTCGAGCAGCTCGACCAGTTCAAGCAGGTCAAGCAGCTCGACCAGTTCAAGCAGGTCGAGCAGGTCCGCGGCTCAGCGGCGGAAGGCCTTGGCCACGACGCGGAACGGCTTCTCGTCGTGCCTGGCCACGCCCGAGCACGAGTAGGGCTTGTCCTCGTGGCAGTCGAAGCTCGTCGAGGTGTTGACGAACGAGACGGTGACCGACTCCACCGTGGAGGCCGAGAACGGCACCGAGGTGCTGGCCCGGCCGTCGTCGTCGAAGCTGAGGATCCGCTGCGTGCCGGCTCCCTTCGTGGTGGTCACGGTCACCGCGGCCATCGGCCGTGAGGCCGAGCCCGGCCCGTCCAGCACCAGCCGCAGGCGCCACCTGCGCCCCTTGAGGGCCGCGGCGGGGCTCAGGTCGACGTGCTTGGCGGCCATGTGGTCGACCGCGGTGCGCCGGGTCGCGGTGGGCGAGTCCTTGGTCAGCCGCGCGCTGGCCGCCCGGGTGGGGCTGGGCCAGTGCCGGCCCTCGGCGTACGACGCGCGGGTGTCGAGGTTGGCGGCGACGAAGCGGGTGTACTCGCGGCTGAAGCCGCCCTTCGACCGCAGCACCCTGGTCAGGGCCTTGGTCGAGTAGTCGCGCCCGGCGCCGCGGAACTGTCCCGCCTGCTTCCACACCTTCGCCACGAGGGCGTTGCCGTGGCGCTGGCTCAGGTGCTCCCACCACGCCCAGTTGCCGTAGTGGCGCCCGAAGGTGGTGCTGAAGACGTCGAGGGGCGCGTCGGGCACCCGCACCTGGCCCACGGGCAGGTACTGCCGGTTGTCGTTCACGTCGTCGGCGAAGCGCTCCTCGACCCACGTCGCGGTCGACTCCATCAGCCAGCGGTCCTCGCGGTAGTCGTAGTTGAACTGGATCGCGTGGAAGAACTCGTGGGCGGCGGTGACGCGCAGCGTGTCCTTGGGCTTGCGGCCGTACTCGGAGCGGGCGAAGTCGTCGTCGAGCACGCAGTAGCCGTTGGCCAGGCGCTTGTTGCCCTTGACGAGGTACTCGGGGGAGCAGTAGCCGTAGAGGCGCTGGCCGCTGAGCTCCTTGAGGTAGACGTCGAACTTGCCGTTGCCGCCGTTCTCCCGCTTCGGCAGGGAGCGGTCGCTGACCGGGGTGCGGTAGCCGAGCCGGCCGGTCTCGAAGTCCCACACCCGCTCCATCACCGCGAGCGTGGTGCGCACCCACGCCTGGCTGGAGGGCTTGTCGGCGCCCTTGGTCACGTAGTGGACGCACACGTGGTCGCCGCAGATCCGCTTCGAGCGGCTGGCGTAGCCCTGGCCGACCGGGTCGGCGTCGCCGTCGGTGGGCCGGGCCAGCAGCGCCTCGCCCAGGTCGCGCTCGTCGTCGGCGAGACGGGGCAGCGCGACCTGCAGGTCGCGCAGCGCCAGGGTCGCCTCGCGGGCCTCGCCGACGGCCTGTCCCGGGCCGCGCCCCTGCGCGGAGCCGGCCAGGCCGAGCGCCTCGCGGGCGGCGGCGAGCGCCTGCTGCGGGTCGTCGCCCGGGTCGCCCGTCTCACCCGGGCCGGCGGGGAGGGCCGGGACGTCGGAGAGGTCGGGCCCGGGGGTGGAGGCGCCGGCCGTGCTCGTGAGCAGGGCGGCGGCGATGGCGACGGCGAGCGCCGCCGCGGTCGTGCGGCGGCGGGGCGGGGCGGCGGGTCTGCGGCGCATCGTGGTCCTAGCGTCGGGGGCCTGCGTCTGGGGCCCGCGGGAGGTCTGGACCACCTTGCACCGCCCCGGCGCCCACGGCCGGCCGGACGCGCCGGTCAGCCGGTCGCGGAGATCTTCTCGATCAGCGCGGTCGTCGAGATGGCGGGGGTGCGCGGCAGGTAGACGACGTCGCAGATGTCGCGGAACTCGTCGAAGCGGCCCTCCCAGTCGTCGCCCATCACCAGCACGTCGGCGCCGTGCTCGAGGATGTAGTCGCGCTTGAGCTCGAGGCTCTCCTCCAGGAAGACGGCGTGCACCGGCTTGAGCGCGGCCACGATCGCCATCCGCTCGCCCTCGCTGAAGACAGGCTCGCGACCCTTCTTGCGCATGTTCAGCTCGTCGGCGGAGACGCCCACCACGAGCCGGTCGCCGAGGGCCGCGGCGCGCTCGATGACGCGCAGGTGCCCGACGTGGAAGACGTCGAAGGTCCCGAAGGTGATCACGGTGCGGGCCGTGGATGAGGGTGCCGACATGCCGCGAAGTCTCGCACCAGACACCCGTGCGCGAGAATCTGGCCTTGATGAGCACCCAGACCGCGGCCCCGGCCCCTCGCACCGACACCACGCAGGACGACGTACGCCGTCGCGCGCTGCGCCGCATGCGCAGCGTGGCGCTGGGGCTGCTGCTCCTGGCGGCCGTCGTCTACGCCCTGACCCGTGGCGCCGACGGCTTCTGGGGGTTCGTCAACGCCGGCGCCGAGGCGTCGATGGTGGGCGCGATCGCCGACTGGTTCGCGGTGACTGCGCTGTTCCGGCACCCCCTGGGCATCCCGATCCCGCACACGGCGCTGATCCCGCGCCGCAAGGACGACCTGGGCCGCGGCCTGCAGGAGTTCGTCGGCGAGAACTTCCTGCAGGAGGACGTCGTGCGCGAGCGCGTCGGCGCCGCCCAGGTCGCGGCCCGGGTCGGCGCCTGGCTCTCCAAGCCCGAGCACTCGCGGCGGGTGGTCGACGAGGTGGCCGAGGTGGTCGCCACCGGGTTGGCCAAGGTGCGCGACGAGCACGTGCGCAGCCTGGTCGAGGACGCGCTGGTGCCGCGCTTCCGCGAGGAGCCGATCTCGCCGCTGCTGGGCAACCTGCTGGCCGAGGCGATGCGCGACGACCTGCACCACGGGGTGATCGACCTGGTGCTCGACGAGCTGCACGGGTGGCTGGTCGACAACCCCGACACCGTCGCCGAGGTGCTGGGGGAGCGGGCGCCGTGGTGGGCCCCGCAGAGCGTCAACGAGCGGGTCACCTCGCGCATCCACCTCGAGCTGGTGCGCTGGGTCTCCGACATCCGCGACGACCCGCGCCACCGCGCCCGGGCCGCGCTCGACTCGATGCTGCGCCAGCTCTCGCACGACCTGCTGGAGGACCCCGGCACCCGCGAGCGGGCCGAGGCGCTCAAGGACCGCCTGCTCGACCAGCCGCAGGTGATCGCGACCGCCATCGCGCTGTGGGACGCCCTGCGCCGGGCCCTGACCGAGTCGCTCGGCGACCCCCGCGGAGCGGTGCGCGAGCGGCTGCAGACCGAGGTCGACCGGTTCGCCCACCGCCTGGTCACCGAGCCCGACCTGCGCGCCGGCCTCGACGCCGGCGCCGCCGACGCCGCCGTCTTCGTCGTCGAGCGCTACGGCCAGGAGGTCACTGCCGTCATCACCCACACCATCGAGCGCTGGGACGGCCGCGAGGCCGCCGAGCGCATCGAGCTGCACGTGGGCCGCGACCTGCAGTTCATCCGGATCAACGGCACCATCGTCGGCGGGCTGGTCGGCGTGCTGATCCACACCCTCGACGTGCTGCTGCCCTGACCCGAGCCGGCGCGAGTTCCTCGCGAGCCGGCGCGAGTTCCTGCCGAGCGTGACATGCGGGTACGTCGCTAGGGTCGCCTCGTGATCGGCCGTCCTGAGATCGTCTGCATCTGCGGATCGGCGAGGTTCATGACCCAGATGCGCGAGGCGAACCGCGAGCTCACCTTCGCCGGAGTCATCGTGGTGGCCCCCAGCGAGGCGGACGAGTCGCCGACGTCGGAGCAGAAGGCCGTCCTCGACGCCCTCCACCTGCGCAAGATCGACCTCGCCGACCGCGTGCTCGTCGTCAATCCCGGCGGGTACGTCGGTGAGTCGACGCGACGGGAGATCGACTACGCCCGAGCCGCGGGCAAGCCGGTCAGCTTCACCGAACCCGGCTGACGAGGTGGGGCGCGGGCGTGGGGGAGGGCTGCCACTGGCGGGCGGTGCATCAGCAACCGTTCCGACTGTGGGTTCGGTTGCCAACGCACCGATGGGCTCGACCCGGCCAGGCCAGCGGTGGGCCAGCAACCGGGTGCGGGCGACGAGTGGTTGCCAGGTCACCGCTGACCCCTTGCGACCGCTCTCCGACGGCCGGGTGCTGCTCGCGGAGCTGCCGTTGAGCCGACGGGCCTCCGAGGTGGGGTAGCGGGTCGAGGAGTGTGGGCGGCGCGGCCAGGAAGGGCGTGGGCGGCCCTGACGGCTCCGAACTGGTCCTTTCGAACCCTTGCGCTCGAACACCTGTTCGAGTAAAGTGTAGTCATGGCAGTCGCTCCCGCACCCGGTCTCGACCCGGCCGACCTCTCCGAGGTCGAGCTGGTCGAGGCGCTGCGCGCGGCCGAGGAGGAGAAGTGCCGGCTCGACGCGCTGCAGGTCGAGCTGACGGCGCGACTCGACGAGGTCGTACGCCGCCGCCACGCCGCCGCCGGTGTGCGCGCGGAGAAGCAGGGCGCCGGTGTGGCCTCGCAGGTCGCCCTGGCCCGGCGCGAGTCGCCGAACCGGGGCGCCCGCCACCTCGGGCTGGCGAAGATCCTGGTGGCCGAGCTGCCGCACACCCTGGCCGCGATGCGGGCCGGGTGGTGCACCGAGTGGCGCGCCACCCTCGTCGCGCGTGAGACCGCCTGCCTGTCCCTGGCGGACCGCCGCCGGGTCGACGCGGAGCTGATGGCCGACCCCGCCACCACCGACGGCTGGGGCGACCAGCGGTTGGTCGCCGCGGCGCGGGCCCGGGCCTACGAGCTCGACCCGCACGCCGCCCTGAAGCGCTCGCGCAAGGCCGAGGGCGAGCGGCACGTCTCGCTGCGGCCCGCCCCCGACACGATGACCTGGTTGACCGCGCTGCTCCCGGTCGCCCAGGGAGTCTCGGTCTACGCCGCGCTGACCCGGACCGCCGACCAGGCCCGTGCCGCTGGTGACGAGCGCGGCCGCGGCCAGGTGATGGCCGACGCCCTCGTCGCCTCCCTGACCACCCCGGCCGCCACCAGCTCAGAGTCCGCCGAGCCGGCGCCAGTTCCTGGCCCGGCCCCCGCGTCGGTGCCGGTGGCGGTCAACCTGACCGTCTCGGACGCGACCCTGTTCGGCGGCGGTCACGCCCCGGGCTGGATCGCCGGGTACGGCCCGGTGCCGGCCGGGTACGCACGCGACCTGGTCGCCACCGCCCTCGAGCAGGCACAGGCAACGCTGCGGCGGCTCTACACCACCAGCACCGGTGCCCTGGTCGCGATGGACTCCCGCTCCCGCACCTTCCCCGCCGCGCTGGGACTGTTCATCGACCTGCGCGACCGGTCGTGCCGCACCCCGTGGTGCGACGCCCCCATCCGCCACCATGACCACGTCGTCCCCGACCACGCCGGCGGCCCCACCGGCGCCCCCAACGGGCAGGGCCTGTGCGAGGCCTGCAACCAGGCCAAGGAAGCACCCGGCTTCACCGCCACCGTCCACGACGGCCTCGTGACCACGACGACCCCCACCGGCCACCAGGTCCGCTCCAGGGCACCCGCCCTGCCACCCGGCGACCCACCGCCCCAGCCACCCCAGCAACCCCGGCAATCCCAGGGGCTGGGCCCCGTGGTCCACCTCTACCGCCACCACCTCCAGGTCGTCCTCGCCGACGACTTCCAGGCGGCCTGAGGCGCGCGCCGTCGCGCGAGTGGTTGACTGGGGGAGTGCCTGAACCAGTGGAGCCCTTCGACGTCCCCGTCCGCGAGGAGTCCGTCATCCGGCTGGGCCAGTTCCTCAAGCTGGCCAACCTGATCGAGTCGGGCTCGCAGGCCAAGGAGGTCGTCGCCTCCGGCGAGGTGCTGGTCAACGGCGAGGTCGAGACCCGCCGCGGTCGCCAGCTCACGATGGGTGACGTGGTGCGGATCGGACCGCAGGCGGCGCGCGTCGCCGACGAGGCGACGTACGACGACGGGCTGCCCTGGTAGCGGCCGGGACTCAGCCCCCCACCAGTGCCTCCGGGCCCAGGTCGCGGTGGCTGGCGTAGCCGGCGTTGCCCAGCGTCAGGTCGAGCTCGGCCAGCAGGCAGCGCAGCACGTGCTCGACACCAGGTTGCCCGCCCAGGGCCAGGCCGTAGAGGTAGGGCCGGCCCAGCAGCACCGCCTCGGCGCCCAGCGCCAGGGCCTTGAACACGTCGGGGCCCGAGCGCACGCCCGAGTCGAAGAGCACGCACAGGTCGTCCCCGACGGCCTCGGCGATGCCGGGCAGCACGTCGAGCGAGGCCACCGCACCGTCGACCTGGCGGCCGCCGTGGTTGGAGACCACGATGCCCTCGACGCCGTGGTCGCGGGCCAGCCGCGCGTCGTCGACGTGCTGGACGCCCTTGAGCACGATCGGGCCGGGCCAGCGCTCGCGCAGCCACGGCAGCTGGTCCCAGCTCAGGCCGGGGTTGGGGAAGACGCCGGCGAACGCGATGCCGGCGCCGACCGGGTCCTCGTCGGCCGGCTTCTCGAGGCGGGCGTTGAAGACCGGGTCGGTGGTGTAGGAGGCGATGCCCTGGTTGGCCAGGAACGGCAGGTAGCCGCGGTCGAGGTCCTGGGGGCGCCAGCCCAGCATCGTGGTGTCGAGGGTGACGACGAGGTGGGTGTAGCCGGAGGCCTGGGCCCGCGCCAGGAAGCTCTCGCAGAGCTCGGGGTCGGAGGGCCAGTAGAGCTGGTACCACCGGGCGCCGTCGCCGGAGGCCTCGGCGACCTGCTCGATCGAGTGGTCGGCCTGCGTGGACTGCACGAACGGCAGCCCCATCGCGGTCGCCGCGCGGGCGCTGGCCAGCTCGCCGTCGGGGTGGGCGAGGGTCTGCACCCCCACCGGCCCCAGCAGCACCGGGGCGGCCATCGCGGTGCCGAGCACCTCGGTGGACAGCTCGCGTGTGGCGTGGTCGCGCAGCATCCGCGGCACGATCCGCCAGCGCTCGAAGGCGGCGACGTTGGCGCGCGCCGTCGAGCCCCCGCCCGCGCTCGGCACGATGTAGCCGAGCGGGGCGGGGTCGAGCACCTGGGCCGCAGCGGTCTCCAGCGATGCCAGGTCGGTGGTGATCGCCGGCGTGGTGCCGCCGATCATCCCGTCGACGTAGATCGAGATCTGGTGGTCTCCGAAGTGGCCCATGTGCTCGAGGGGTGCTCAGCCGGTGCTCAGGAGACGCCGAGCAGGTCGACGACGAAGATCAGCGTCTCGCCGGGCTTGATGACCCCGCCGGCGCCGCGGTCGCCGTAGCCCAGGTGCGGCGGGATCACGAGCTTGCGGCGGCCGCCGACCTTCATGCCCTGCACGCCCTGGTCCCAGCCGCTGATGACCTGGCCGATGCCGAGGCGGAACTGCAGCGGGGTGCCGCGGTTGTACGACGCGTCGAACTCCTCGCCGGTGGAGTGGGCCACGCCCACGTAGTGCACCGACACGGTCTGGCCGGAGGAGGCCTCGGCGCCGTCGCCGACGGTGACGTCGGTGACC from Nocardioides salarius harbors:
- a CDS encoding MXAN_6640 family putative metalloprotease — translated: MRRRPAAPPRRRTTAAALAVAIAAALLTSTAGASTPGPDLSDVPALPAGPGETGDPGDDPQQALAAAREALGLAGSAQGRGPGQAVGEAREATLALRDLQVALPRLADDERDLGEALLARPTDGDADPVGQGYASRSKRICGDHVCVHYVTKGADKPSSQAWVRTTLAVMERVWDFETGRLGYRTPVSDRSLPKRENGGNGKFDVYLKELSGQRLYGYCSPEYLVKGNKRLANGYCVLDDDFARSEYGRKPKDTLRVTAAHEFFHAIQFNYDYREDRWLMESTATWVEERFADDVNDNRQYLPVGQVRVPDAPLDVFSTTFGRHYGNWAWWEHLSQRHGNALVAKVWKQAGQFRGAGRDYSTKALTRVLRSKGGFSREYTRFVAANLDTRASYAEGRHWPSPTRAASARLTKDSPTATRRTAVDHMAAKHVDLSPAAALKGRRWRLRLVLDGPGSASRPMAAVTVTTTKGAGTQRILSFDDDGRASTSVPFSASTVESVTVSFVNTSTSFDCHEDKPYSCSGVARHDEKPFRVVAKAFRR
- a CDS encoding lactate 2-monooxygenase, which produces MGHFGDHQISIYVDGMIGGTTPAITTDLASLETAAAQVLDPAPLGYIVPSAGGGSTARANVAAFERWRIVPRMLRDHATRELSTEVLGTAMAAPVLLGPVGVQTLAHPDGELASARAATAMGLPFVQSTQADHSIEQVAEASGDGARWYQLYWPSDPELCESFLARAQASGYTHLVVTLDTTMLGWRPQDLDRGYLPFLANQGIASYTTDPVFNARLEKPADEDPVGAGIAFAGVFPNPGLSWDQLPWLRERWPGPIVLKGVQHVDDARLARDHGVEGIVVSNHGGRQVDGAVASLDVLPGIAEAVGDDLCVLFDSGVRSGPDVFKALALGAEAVLLGRPYLYGLALGGQPGVEHVLRCLLAELDLTLGNAGYASHRDLGPEALVGG
- a CDS encoding adenylyltransferase/cytidyltransferase family protein; translated protein: MSAPSSTARTVITFGTFDVFHVGHLRVIERAAALGDRLVVGVSADELNMRKKGREPVFSEGERMAIVAALKPVHAVFLEESLELKRDYILEHGADVLVMGDDWEGRFDEFRDICDVVYLPRTPAISTTALIEKISATG
- a CDS encoding RNA-binding S4 domain-containing protein; this encodes MPEPVEPFDVPVREESVIRLGQFLKLANLIESGSQAKEVVASGEVLVNGEVETRRGRQLTMGDVVRIGPQAARVADEATYDDGLPW
- a CDS encoding HNH endonuclease, with the protein product MAVAPAPGLDPADLSEVELVEALRAAEEEKCRLDALQVELTARLDEVVRRRHAAAGVRAEKQGAGVASQVALARRESPNRGARHLGLAKILVAELPHTLAAMRAGWCTEWRATLVARETACLSLADRRRVDAELMADPATTDGWGDQRLVAAARARAYELDPHAALKRSRKAEGERHVSLRPAPDTMTWLTALLPVAQGVSVYAALTRTADQARAAGDERGRGQVMADALVASLTTPAATSSESAEPAPVPGPAPASVPVAVNLTVSDATLFGGGHAPGWIAGYGPVPAGYARDLVATALEQAQATLRRLYTTSTGALVAMDSRSRTFPAALGLFIDLRDRSCRTPWCDAPIRHHDHVVPDHAGGPTGAPNGQGLCEACNQAKEAPGFTATVHDGLVTTTTPTGHQVRSRAPALPPGDPPPQPPQQPRQSQGLGPVVHLYRHHLQVVLADDFQAA
- a CDS encoding DUF445 domain-containing protein; this encodes MSTQTAAPAPRTDTTQDDVRRRALRRMRSVALGLLLLAAVVYALTRGADGFWGFVNAGAEASMVGAIADWFAVTALFRHPLGIPIPHTALIPRRKDDLGRGLQEFVGENFLQEDVVRERVGAAQVAARVGAWLSKPEHSRRVVDEVAEVVATGLAKVRDEHVRSLVEDALVPRFREEPISPLLGNLLAEAMRDDLHHGVIDLVLDELHGWLVDNPDTVAEVLGERAPWWAPQSVNERVTSRIHLELVRWVSDIRDDPRHRARAALDSMLRQLSHDLLEDPGTRERAEALKDRLLDQPQVIATAIALWDALRRALTESLGDPRGAVRERLQTEVDRFAHRLVTEPDLRAGLDAGAADAAVFVVERYGQEVTAVITHTIERWDGREAAERIELHVGRDLQFIRINGTIVGGLVGVLIHTLDVLLP
- a CDS encoding FKBP-type peptidyl-prolyl cis-trans isomerase, whose protein sequence is MDKPEIDFPDFDPPADLVVTDVTVGDGAEASSGQTVSVHYVGVAHSTGEEFDASYNRGTPLQFRLGIGQVISGWDQGVQGMKVGGRRKLVIPPHLGYGDRGAGGVIKPGETLIFVVDLLGVS